In one Geoglobus acetivorans genomic region, the following are encoded:
- a CDS encoding TrpB-like pyridoxal phosphate-dependent enzyme, whose product MDRKIHLDENEMPDRWYNILPDLPEPLPPPLDPETNEPVKPEKLGAIFPKELIRQEMSDERYIKIPEAILEIYRLWRPTPLIRATRLERYLKTPARIYYKYEGVSPPGSHKPNTAVAQAYYNAKEGVERLTTETGAGQWGSALAFAANLFDMGCRVYMVKASYYQKPYRRVLMELWNAEVIPSPSNLTDSGRKILENDPDSPGSLGIAISEAVEDAVKDDGTNYSLGSVLNHVMLHQTIIGLEVKKQLEIAEESPDIMVGCVGGGSNFAGLVFPFIKDGGMEFIAVEPESCPTLTKGEYRYDFGDIAGFTPLLKMYTLGKDFIPPPIHAGGLRYHGDAPTLSLLVKSGIVDARAVPQVDTFRAGKIFAETEGVPPAPESTHAIKVVIDEALKAKKTGEEKTIVFNLSGHGHFDLKAYQDFMEGKLA is encoded by the coding sequence CTGCCGGAGCCGTTACCTCCACCGCTCGATCCTGAGACGAATGAGCCGGTTAAACCGGAAAAGCTCGGGGCAATATTTCCAAAGGAACTGATACGGCAGGAAATGAGTGATGAAAGGTACATAAAAATACCTGAAGCGATCCTCGAAATCTACAGGTTGTGGAGACCCACTCCTCTGATCAGGGCGACAAGGCTTGAAAGGTATCTGAAAACCCCTGCGAGGATCTATTACAAGTATGAGGGTGTCTCACCTCCTGGCAGCCACAAACCAAATACGGCCGTTGCTCAGGCATATTACAATGCGAAAGAGGGTGTGGAGCGACTGACCACAGAGACGGGTGCAGGGCAGTGGGGTTCAGCTCTCGCATTCGCAGCAAACCTGTTTGATATGGGATGCAGAGTTTACATGGTGAAGGCGAGCTATTACCAGAAACCGTACCGCAGGGTTTTGATGGAGTTATGGAACGCAGAGGTCATACCGAGTCCATCAAATCTGACGGATAGCGGCAGGAAGATTCTTGAAAACGACCCAGACAGCCCCGGAAGTCTCGGGATAGCAATTAGCGAGGCTGTGGAGGATGCGGTGAAGGATGATGGCACGAATTACAGTCTGGGAAGCGTCCTCAACCACGTTATGCTCCACCAGACCATCATAGGTCTCGAGGTGAAAAAGCAGCTTGAGATTGCTGAAGAAAGCCCGGACATAATGGTGGGCTGTGTGGGAGGAGGGAGCAACTTTGCGGGTCTCGTGTTTCCCTTCATAAAGGACGGTGGCATGGAGTTCATAGCAGTTGAACCGGAATCATGTCCCACACTGACCAAGGGTGAATACAGATACGACTTCGGAGATATTGCAGGCTTCACACCTCTGCTCAAGATGTACACTCTCGGAAAAGATTTCATCCCGCCACCGATACACGCCGGAGGGCTGAGGTATCACGGGGACGCTCCAACTCTCAGCCTGCTCGTGAAGTCCGGAATTGTGGATGCAAGGGCAGTCCCCCAGGTGGACACGTTCAGGGCCGGAAAGATTTTTGCAGAGACCGAGGGTGTTCCTCCTGCACCAGAGTCAACACATGCAATTAAGGTCGTAATAGATGAGGCGTTGAAGGCAAAGAAAACCGGCGAGGAAAAAACAATAGTGTTCAATCTCAGCGGTCATGGACACTTTGATTTGAAGGCTTACCAGGACTTCATGGAGGGCAAACTTGCATGA